In Deltaproteobacteria bacterium, the genomic stretch TCACGAGCACCATCCACCGCCGCCAAGAGTTCCTCTTCGTTTCGCAGATTGATGGTGACAGGGTCTGTAATGCCTGGACGGGCCAGTAAAACGGTATTCCATAGCTCTTTATTTAAATCGACGTATTCAACAGCTTCAGGACGAGGCCCAACCAGTGCCATGGTGCCGTTTACGACATTCCATAACTCCGGCAATTCATCGAGCTTAGACTTACGAAGGATTTTGCCAATAGACGTAATCCGAGGATCACCCTTCACCGTCACCTTGGGCCCGGTATTAGAATCGGCCATGGTTCGAAACTTATAGAGGGTAAATGCCTTACCATTTCGCCCCATTCTCTGTTGCCGAAACAAAATGGGCCCTTTGGAGGAACACGCCACTGCAGCGGCACAACCTGCTAAAATAGGAGACGCAACGACAAGACCCAACCCCGCGATAAGCTTTTGCAGAGAGCTGGGCATGCCTTCGTTTACAGCACGATGGTTTGATTTGTCAGAACTTGATTTCAAAGACATTGATTGATTCCGGACTCAGTGCTCCAGGCTTTATGCCTTGAAGATGTGATCTCGAGCACCACTATAAGACTCCGTCGCATTACGAGTATCCACAATCAGCGAAGCAAGTTCACAAACACGGTTATAATCGACCACATCGTGATCAGTTGCGATCAATACAGCAT encodes the following:
- a CDS encoding sugar transferase, with the protein product MSLKSSSDKSNHRAVNEGMPSSLQKLIAGLGLVVASPILAGCAAAVACSSKGPILFRQQRMGRNGKAFTLYKFRTMADSNTGPKVTVKGDPRITSIGKILRKSKLDELPELWNVVNGTMALVGPRPEAVEYVDLNKELWNTVLLARPGITDPVTINLRNEEELLAAVDGAREDFYKSTLQPYKLLGYRDYLFERTCLSDFQVLVKTVMVVLNPGMANPPNRERVEEVVQKYLDCASTASHIDK